One Armatimonadia bacterium genomic region harbors:
- a CDS encoding glycoside hydrolase family 2 protein, giving the protein MHKLSLCGAWEVRQADKEETLAATVPGCVHTDLLAAGKIEDPFFGDNEDRLRWIGDVDWVYSRTFEVPAQMLAQDKVVLTCQGLDTLATVTVNGTEVGRSDNMFRVWEFEVKGALKEGENRIEVLFSSTMPVIEEGQKRFKLPGWGGPKEIRGRAWVRKEPCNYGWDWGPVLVTCGIWRPLEIVAFSEARLSDVAVRQDHGADGSVTVKVLMEAETVDKGALQAKVTVTLEGRTVATGQAPFSDGKATATLAIPDPQLWWPRGMGAQPLYEVKVTLESAEGKALDEWTRRIGLRTLRLDRHPDEWGESFQFVANGVPFFAKGANWIPADAFAARITDERYRDLLQSTADANMNMLRVWGGGIYEQDVFYDLCDELGVCIWQDFMFACSTYPTFDEAFMATVKAELEDNVRRLRHHPCIALWNGNNELEQGLVGDTWNDHQMSWEDYGKLFDKFLPELIARLDPDGNYWPSSPHSPHGDRKNHSNPRCGDAHLWDVWHGRKPFEWYRTCEHRFNSEFGFQSFPEPRTVYGYTEPKDRNVTTYVMEHHQRSGIGNAVIMQYMLDWFRLPTSFDMTLWLSQVLQGMAMKYAVEHWRRAMPRGMGTLYWQLNDCWPVASWASIDYFGRWKALHYMARRFNAPLLVSAFEDLQAGTVELHVTSDLREEAEATLKWWLVKVDGTVVEEGQMPVTAPPGANSKVTTLDLSSQVQAYGVRDLLLWVELESGGETVSSNLVNFARPKHLELLDPKISTQVTESAPGVFAVELETHAPALWVWLELAQADARYSDNFVTLLPGRPVTIEVRPQGKLTREQFEAQLKVRSLVDTFA; this is encoded by the coding sequence ATGCATAAGCTTAGCCTCTGCGGCGCGTGGGAAGTACGTCAGGCCGACAAGGAGGAGACCCTTGCGGCCACTGTGCCGGGGTGCGTTCACACCGACCTTCTCGCGGCGGGCAAGATCGAGGACCCGTTCTTTGGCGACAACGAGGACCGGCTGCGGTGGATCGGCGACGTGGATTGGGTGTACTCGCGGACCTTCGAGGTCCCCGCGCAGATGCTGGCGCAGGACAAGGTCGTCCTGACCTGCCAGGGCCTGGACACGCTGGCGACGGTCACGGTGAACGGCACCGAAGTCGGGCGCAGTGACAACATGTTCCGCGTCTGGGAGTTCGAGGTGAAGGGTGCGCTGAAGGAGGGCGAGAACCGCATCGAGGTTCTCTTCTCCTCTACGATGCCGGTGATCGAGGAAGGGCAGAAACGCTTCAAGCTCCCCGGTTGGGGCGGTCCGAAGGAGATCCGTGGGCGTGCCTGGGTGCGCAAGGAGCCCTGCAACTACGGCTGGGACTGGGGCCCCGTGCTGGTCACCTGCGGCATCTGGCGTCCGCTGGAGATCGTGGCCTTCAGTGAGGCCCGGCTGAGTGATGTGGCCGTGCGACAGGATCATGGCGCCGACGGCAGCGTCACGGTGAAGGTGCTGATGGAGGCCGAGACAGTCGACAAGGGCGCCCTGCAGGCGAAGGTGACAGTGACTCTGGAGGGCCGGACCGTGGCGACCGGCCAGGCGCCGTTCAGCGATGGGAAGGCAACTGCGACGCTTGCGATCCCCGATCCGCAGTTGTGGTGGCCGAGGGGCATGGGTGCACAACCGCTCTATGAAGTGAAGGTGACTCTGGAGAGCGCAGAGGGCAAAGCACTGGACGAGTGGACCCGGCGGATCGGTCTTCGCACGCTGCGCCTGGACCGCCATCCCGACGAGTGGGGTGAGTCCTTCCAGTTCGTCGCGAACGGTGTGCCCTTCTTCGCAAAGGGCGCCAACTGGATTCCGGCGGATGCCTTCGCGGCGCGGATCACGGACGAACGCTACCGCGACCTGCTGCAGAGCACGGCTGACGCGAACATGAACATGCTGCGGGTGTGGGGCGGCGGCATCTACGAGCAGGACGTCTTCTACGACCTGTGCGATGAGTTGGGAGTCTGCATCTGGCAGGACTTCATGTTCGCCTGTTCGACCTACCCGACTTTCGACGAGGCCTTCATGGCGACGGTGAAGGCGGAGCTTGAGGACAACGTGCGACGCCTGCGCCATCACCCCTGCATCGCGCTGTGGAACGGCAACAACGAGCTCGAACAGGGGCTTGTCGGCGACACCTGGAACGATCACCAGATGTCCTGGGAGGACTACGGCAAGCTCTTCGACAAGTTCCTGCCGGAGCTCATCGCGCGGCTGGACCCGGACGGCAACTACTGGCCCAGCAGTCCCCATTCACCGCACGGTGATCGCAAGAACCACAGCAACCCGCGCTGCGGCGACGCGCACCTGTGGGACGTATGGCATGGCCGGAAGCCCTTTGAGTGGTACCGCACCTGCGAGCACCGCTTCAACAGCGAGTTCGGCTTCCAGTCCTTCCCTGAGCCGCGGACGGTGTACGGCTACACCGAACCGAAGGACCGGAACGTGACGACCTATGTGATGGAGCACCATCAGCGCAGCGGGATCGGCAACGCGGTGATCATGCAGTACATGCTCGACTGGTTCCGCCTGCCGACCAGCTTCGATATGACCCTCTGGCTGAGTCAGGTGCTGCAGGGAATGGCGATGAAGTATGCGGTGGAACACTGGCGGCGGGCGATGCCCCGAGGCATGGGCACGTTGTACTGGCAGCTCAACGACTGCTGGCCCGTGGCAAGCTGGGCGTCGATCGACTACTTCGGGCGCTGGAAGGCCCTGCATTATATGGCGCGACGGTTCAATGCGCCGCTGCTGGTATCGGCCTTCGAGGACCTTCAGGCCGGCACGGTCGAGCTGCACGTGACCAGCGACCTGCGCGAGGAGGCAGAGGCGACGCTCAAGTGGTGGCTGGTGAAGGTAGACGGGACGGTTGTTGAGGAGGGGCAGATGCCGGTGACGGCGCCTCCCGGAGCCAACAGCAAGGTCACCACGCTTGACCTGTCCTCGCAAGTGCAGGCCTACGGCGTGCGAGACTTGCTGCTGTGGGTTGAGCTGGAGAGTGGGGGAGAGACCGTGTCGTCGAACCTGGTGAACTTCGCGCGGCCCAAGCACCTGGAGCTGCTCGATCCGAAGATCAGCACGCAAGTGACCGAGAGCGCGCCCGGTGTGTTTGCGGTGGAGCTGGAGACTCACGCTCCCGCCCTGTGGGTGTGGCTGGAGCTTGCCCAGGCAGACGCACGGTACTCGGACAACTTCGTGACGCTGCTGCCGGGGAGGCCGGTGACGATTGAGGTGCGGCCGCAGGGGAAGCTGACGCGCGAGCAGTTCGAGGCACAACTGAAGGTGCGCAGTCTCGTCGACACCTTCGCTTAG
- a CDS encoding aldo/keto reductase — protein sequence MLYRRLGRTGLEVSELSYGAARGATDNPEQVIATIRAAFEAGINYVDTAESYEKGESERVVGEALKGYDDVLVETKYLPYDSHRPDATYTATPEALTASAEASLKRLQRDRIDVFLGHGIRTLETLDRFMNDGCYEAMVRLKEQGKVRFIGISELSEGDGTHQILQKAVPTGAFDVVMLTLNFLLQTAAQSVVPLCRKHDVGMVVMMPLNQASKTSGLVSEEAALECIRRHVAEGNLPAESPYTEPGLLDFLKPYSVPAAAIRYVLSHDITTCCVGVRSIERLQENLKTIDPPYLDEKRLTKLQELFGRIEWQVR from the coding sequence ATGCTGTACCGACGCCTGGGACGCACCGGGCTTGAGGTGTCTGAGCTCTCCTACGGGGCTGCCCGAGGGGCCACCGACAACCCGGAGCAGGTCATCGCAACGATACGGGCTGCCTTCGAGGCCGGGATCAACTATGTGGACACGGCCGAGAGCTACGAGAAGGGCGAGAGCGAACGCGTCGTTGGCGAGGCCCTCAAGGGGTATGACGACGTGCTCGTCGAGACCAAGTACCTGCCCTATGACAGTCACCGCCCGGATGCCACCTACACTGCGACGCCGGAAGCGCTGACGGCTTCGGCTGAGGCAAGCCTGAAGCGGCTGCAGCGCGACCGGATTGATGTATTCCTGGGTCACGGGATTCGGACGCTGGAGACCCTCGACCGCTTCATGAACGATGGCTGCTATGAAGCGATGGTGCGGCTCAAGGAGCAGGGCAAGGTTCGCTTCATCGGGATCAGTGAGCTCTCGGAGGGCGATGGGACACACCAGATCCTGCAGAAGGCGGTGCCGACCGGGGCCTTCGATGTGGTGATGCTGACCCTCAACTTCCTGCTGCAGACGGCGGCGCAGTCCGTGGTCCCGCTCTGCCGCAAGCACGACGTGGGCATGGTCGTCATGATGCCGCTGAATCAGGCGTCGAAGACGTCCGGTCTGGTCAGTGAAGAGGCGGCGCTGGAGTGCATCCGCCGGCACGTGGCCGAGGGGAATCTGCCAGCAGAGTCGCCCTACACGGAGCCGGGTCTGCTGGACTTCCTGAAGCCCTACTCGGTCCCGGCGGCCGCAATCCGGTACGTGCTGAGCCATGACATCACGACGTGCTGCGTCGGGGTGCGGTCGATTGAGCGCCTGCAGGAGAACCTGAAGACGATCGATCCGCCCTACCTCGACGAGAAGAGACTGACGAAACTGCAGGAGCTGTTTGGCCGCATTGAGTGGCAAGTTCGATAG
- a CDS encoding alcohol dehydrogenase catalytic domain-containing protein has product MKILQVTGQREYEVKEVPTPTPGEGEVLLRIEAVTTCPQWDLHLRHNEPMFVGHHFEYPYTPGQPGHEATGVLEAVGPGVTDLKPGDRVCAWRDAGHHRWGCYAQYVVHDARNVIKVPEDLPVEAVAPLELAMCVATVFRMLHDMDCLKGRRVGIGGLGPAGLVALQMARAEGAVEVYGFDLLEDRREMAVTLGADGSFDPAADLSAEFPSRPAGPRLQTSVDCVGLKVSVEALMDRTADVVALFGVQREDYTFAVRHHSLRLCGYKGHSRESAEYAAALIRERKLNLAPLVTHKLPLEKYGEGIDLLEQRKAIKVCFMPWE; this is encoded by the coding sequence GTGAAGATACTGCAAGTGACCGGACAGCGAGAGTATGAAGTGAAGGAAGTGCCCACGCCGACGCCGGGTGAGGGCGAAGTCCTGCTGCGCATCGAGGCCGTCACCACCTGCCCGCAGTGGGACCTGCACCTGCGGCACAACGAGCCGATGTTCGTCGGGCACCACTTCGAGTACCCCTACACACCCGGCCAGCCGGGACATGAGGCTACGGGTGTTCTGGAGGCCGTTGGGCCGGGAGTGACCGACCTCAAGCCTGGTGACCGCGTGTGTGCCTGGCGTGACGCCGGACATCACCGCTGGGGGTGCTATGCACAGTACGTGGTTCACGACGCCCGGAACGTGATCAAGGTCCCGGAGGACCTGCCGGTGGAGGCTGTGGCGCCGCTGGAACTGGCGATGTGTGTGGCCACGGTGTTCCGGATGCTGCATGACATGGACTGCCTCAAGGGGCGTCGTGTGGGCATTGGCGGCCTTGGACCGGCCGGCCTGGTTGCTCTGCAGATGGCCCGGGCTGAAGGTGCTGTCGAGGTCTACGGTTTTGACCTGCTCGAAGACCGCAGAGAGATGGCAGTGACCCTCGGAGCCGATGGCAGCTTCGACCCCGCCGCAGACCTGTCCGCCGAGTTCCCGTCCCGTCCCGCGGGTCCGCGTCTGCAGACCTCCGTGGACTGCGTCGGCCTCAAGGTCTCGGTGGAGGCGCTGATGGACCGGACTGCGGACGTCGTGGCCCTGTTCGGCGTGCAGCGCGAGGACTACACCTTCGCGGTGCGCCACCACTCCCTGCGCCTGTGCGGGTACAAGGGGCACTCACGGGAGTCGGCTGAGTATGCGGCGGCGTTGATAAGGGAGCGCAAGCTCAACCTGGCGCCGCTGGTCACGCACAAGCTTCCGCTGGAGAAGTACGGCGAGGGGATTGACCTGCTGGAGCAGCGGAAGGCGATCAAGGTCTGCTTCATGCCCTGGGAGTAG
- a CDS encoding TIM-barrel domain-containing protein codes for MSGNLASHVDVSLATGGVLRVQPITPHLLRVRLCPEGRFDEPALVRYGILEHCTDRAAFSVSEEEQAVCVSTDGVQLTVSRADGSFVFSDSSGTVLTQTAQAPWSSAEEGFGAELLLREEERLYGLGDETRDRIAKRGHRTRMWVRNVASYVPIPYVMSTGGWALLVNSTWRHFFDLGHTKEDRLCLWGHRGELDLFLIAGKDLPALLDRYTHLVGRPAMLPLWGYGLTFVCNQQASAREMLDDALSFRREDIPCDLIGLEPGWMSRNYDYSVEKQWHPERFYTPPWSPHGPHTFGGALERLGFKLSLWLCCDYDLSFEEERQAGAALQEQEAEPTPARHPDDFEQDEHFGHPATYIDKLTRPEEPWFEHLKKYVDFGAAAFKLDGALQVNEHPDRKWGNGMDDEEMHNLYPVILNKQMSRGFAEHTGRRPMIYSSGGYTGIQRYSATWAGDTGGGPRPLVSMLNHGLSGHSNASCDMDVFTPEGIHFGFWMPWSQVCSWAYWRHPWLLGEKLESMFRFYARLRYRLLPYIYSIAHVAHRTGMPMMRAMPLAFPEEEGADEALGQYMFGDAFLTAAFAETIHLPAGNWIDFWTGERLRGPIDLPVEFPEDRGGPLYVRSGAIIPFGPEMDYVGHKPTATLELLVYPEGRSEFTLCEDDGVGFGYEQGEVAETRITCLAKGGKVEVTVDPRRGEYEGMPEGRDFRLRISVPAKPHHVEVNDVALPESASSEGGLGWWYDLGESQVRLHVEEDPHRTVPVTVQIVY; via the coding sequence ATGAGCGGCAATCTGGCTTCGCATGTTGATGTGAGCCTGGCAACCGGTGGAGTGCTGCGGGTTCAGCCGATCACCCCGCACCTGTTGCGGGTGAGGCTGTGCCCGGAAGGCCGGTTCGACGAACCGGCGCTGGTGCGCTACGGAATCCTCGAGCACTGCACGGACAGAGCGGCCTTCTCGGTGAGCGAGGAGGAGCAGGCGGTGTGCGTCAGCACCGACGGCGTGCAGCTTACCGTTTCGCGTGCGGATGGCTCCTTCGTGTTCAGCGACAGCAGTGGGACCGTACTCACCCAGACCGCGCAGGCGCCGTGGTCCTCCGCGGAGGAAGGCTTTGGTGCCGAGCTCCTGCTGCGTGAGGAGGAGCGGCTGTACGGTCTGGGTGATGAGACGCGAGATAGGATCGCCAAGCGCGGCCACCGGACTCGGATGTGGGTGCGCAACGTCGCCAGCTACGTGCCGATCCCCTATGTCATGAGCACCGGCGGGTGGGCGCTGCTGGTCAACAGCACCTGGCGGCACTTCTTCGACCTGGGCCACACGAAGGAGGACCGTCTGTGCCTGTGGGGTCATCGGGGCGAGCTGGACCTGTTCCTGATCGCCGGGAAGGACCTGCCCGCGCTACTCGACCGCTATACGCACCTGGTCGGTCGTCCGGCCATGCTTCCGCTGTGGGGCTACGGTCTGACCTTCGTGTGCAACCAGCAGGCCTCAGCCCGCGAGATGCTGGACGATGCGCTCAGCTTCCGCCGCGAGGACATTCCCTGCGACCTGATCGGGCTTGAGCCCGGCTGGATGAGCAGGAACTACGACTACTCGGTGGAGAAGCAGTGGCACCCGGAGCGGTTCTACACGCCGCCGTGGTCGCCACACGGACCGCATACTTTTGGTGGAGCTCTCGAGCGCCTGGGGTTCAAACTGAGCCTATGGCTCTGCTGCGACTACGACCTGTCCTTCGAGGAAGAGCGACAGGCCGGCGCTGCCCTTCAGGAACAGGAGGCTGAGCCGACACCGGCACGGCACCCGGACGACTTCGAACAGGACGAGCACTTCGGCCACCCGGCGACCTACATCGACAAGCTCACTCGGCCCGAGGAGCCCTGGTTCGAGCACCTCAAGAAGTACGTGGACTTCGGTGCCGCCGCCTTCAAGCTCGACGGGGCCCTGCAGGTCAATGAGCACCCGGATCGCAAGTGGGGCAACGGGATGGATGATGAGGAGATGCACAACCTGTACCCGGTGATCCTCAACAAGCAGATGAGCCGGGGCTTCGCCGAGCACACCGGTCGGCGGCCGATGATCTACTCCTCGGGCGGGTACACGGGCATCCAGCGCTACAGCGCGACCTGGGCCGGTGACACTGGGGGAGGGCCCCGACCGCTGGTGTCGATGCTCAACCACGGGCTGTCGGGACACTCGAACGCGAGTTGCGACATGGATGTGTTCACCCCGGAGGGTATCCACTTCGGATTCTGGATGCCGTGGTCGCAGGTCTGCTCGTGGGCCTACTGGCGGCACCCCTGGCTGCTGGGCGAGAAGCTGGAGAGCATGTTCCGGTTCTACGCCCGGCTGCGGTACCGGCTGCTCCCCTACATCTACTCGATTGCGCACGTGGCGCACCGGACAGGCATGCCGATGATGCGGGCGATGCCACTGGCCTTCCCCGAGGAGGAGGGCGCTGACGAGGCGCTCGGACAGTACATGTTCGGGGATGCCTTCCTTACGGCGGCCTTCGCGGAGACGATTCACCTGCCCGCCGGGAACTGGATCGACTTCTGGACGGGTGAGCGCCTCAGAGGTCCGATAGACCTGCCGGTGGAGTTCCCTGAAGACCGTGGCGGACCGCTGTACGTCCGGTCCGGCGCGATCATCCCCTTCGGGCCGGAGATGGACTACGTGGGGCACAAGCCGACGGCGACTCTGGAGTTGCTCGTGTACCCGGAGGGACGGTCGGAGTTCACGCTCTGCGAGGATGACGGTGTTGGCTTTGGCTATGAGCAGGGAGAGGTCGCCGAGACGCGGATCACCTGCCTCGCGAAGGGAGGCAAGGTGGAAGTGACCGTCGACCCGCGCCGGGGCGAGTATGAGGGGATGCCGGAAGGGCGCGACTTCCGCCTCAGGATCAGCGTGCCGGCGAAGCCGCACCATGTGGAAGTCAACGACGTCGCCCTGCCTGAGTCTGCCTCGTCCGAGGGCGGCCTCGGCTGGTGGTATGATCTGGGGGAGAGCCAGGTGCGTCTGCACGTGGAGGAGGACCCGCACCGCACGGTGCCGGTGACGGTGCAGATCGTCTACTGA
- a CDS encoding class I SAM-dependent methyltransferase: protein MDEKTVGDYWNGNAEGWTRMARAGYDVYRDYVNTPGFLTILPEVAGLEGLDIGCGEGHNTRLLADRGAGMTALDIAPVFLRHAWEREQEKPQGIRFLRASALDLPFADATFDFATGFMSFMDIPTPERVVAEAYRVLKPGGFLQFSITHPCYDTPHRVKVRDEQGTPCAYEIGGYFRALDGDLVQWTFGSAPPELREQYALFNTPRFTRTLSYWINLVLGVGFVVERLGEPAPDDQAIAEHPDLVDARVVAYFLHIRGRKPR, encoded by the coding sequence ATGGATGAGAAGACCGTCGGCGACTACTGGAACGGGAACGCTGAAGGCTGGACGCGCATGGCGCGAGCCGGTTACGACGTGTACCGCGACTACGTCAACACTCCTGGCTTCCTGACGATTCTGCCCGAGGTAGCAGGCCTCGAAGGCCTGGATATCGGCTGCGGCGAGGGTCACAACACTCGCCTGCTGGCCGATCGGGGCGCCGGGATGACGGCGCTGGATATCGCTCCTGTCTTCCTGCGCCATGCCTGGGAACGCGAGCAGGAGAAGCCTCAGGGGATCCGGTTCCTGCGGGCAAGTGCTCTGGACTTGCCCTTCGCCGATGCGACCTTTGACTTCGCGACGGGGTTCATGAGCTTCATGGACATCCCCACACCTGAGCGCGTCGTTGCTGAGGCCTACCGGGTGCTGAAGCCGGGAGGGTTCCTGCAGTTCTCCATCACTCATCCATGCTACGACACGCCCCATCGGGTGAAGGTCCGGGACGAACAAGGCACGCCCTGCGCCTACGAGATCGGCGGTTATTTCCGTGCCCTTGACGGAGACCTCGTGCAGTGGACTTTCGGTTCTGCGCCGCCGGAGCTTCGCGAGCAGTATGCTCTCTTCAACACGCCACGGTTCACGCGCACGCTGAGCTACTGGATCAACCTGGTGCTCGGCGTGGGCTTCGTCGTCGAGCGACTGGGAGAGCCTGCGCCTGATGACCAGGCGATCGCCGAGCACCCCGACCTCGTCGATGCTCGCGTGGTGGCCTACTTCCTGCATATCCGCGGACGCAAGCCGCGCTGA